From Suncus etruscus isolate mSunEtr1 chromosome 6, mSunEtr1.pri.cur, whole genome shotgun sequence, one genomic window encodes:
- the KCNAB2 gene encoding voltage-gated potassium channel subunit beta-2 isoform X1 gives MYPESTTGSPARLSLRQTGSPGMIYSTRYGSPKRQLQFYRNLGKSGLRVSCLGLGTWVTFGGQVTDEMAEQLMTLAYDNGINLFDTAEVYAAGKAEMVLGNIIKKKGWRRSSLVITTKIFWGGKAETERGLSRKHVIEGLKASLERLQLEYVDVVFANRPDPNTPMEGDTFSSSKSRTFAIEETVRAMTHVINQGMAMYWGTSRWSSMEIMEAYSVARQFNLIPPICEQAEYHMFQREKVEVQLPELFHKIGVGAMTWSPLACGIISGKYDSGIPPYSRASLKGYQWLKDKILSEDGRRQQAKLKELQAISERLGCTLPQLAIAWCLRNEGVSSVLLGASSADQLMENIGAIQVLPKLSSSIIHEIDSILGNKPYSKKDYRS, from the exons ATGTATCCCGAGTCCACCACCGGCTCCCCGGCTCGGCTGTCGCTGCGACAGACAGGCTCCCCCGGCATGATCTACAG CACTCGGTATGGGAGCCCCAAAAGGCAGCTGCAGTTTTACAG GAACCTGGGAAAGTCTGGCCTGCGGGTCTCCTGTCTGGGACTCG GAACATGGGTCACCTTCGGCGGCCAGGTCACGGACGAG ATGGCAGAGCAGCTGATGACCTTGGCCTATGACAATGGCATCAACCTCTTTGACACGGCGGAGGTGTATGCGGCCGGCAA GGCGGAAATGGTGTTGGGGAACATCATCAAGAAGAAGGGCTGGAG ACGCTCCAGCCTGGTGATCACCACCAAGATCTTCTGGGGAGGAAA AGCCGAAACGGAGCGGGGACTCTCCAGGAAACACGTCATTGAAG gtctgAAAGCCTCCCTGGAGCGGCTGCAGCTGGAATATGTTGACGTGGTGTTTGCCAACCGCCCGGACCCCAACACACCCATGGAAG GGGACACATTTAGTTCTTCCAAGTCCAGGACATTCGCCATAGAAG AGACGGTGCGAGCCATGACCCACGTCATCAACCAGGGGATGGCCATGTACTGGGGCACTTCACGCTGGAGCTCCATGGAGATCATG GAAGCCTACTCGGTGGCCCGGCAGTTCAATCTGATCCCGCCCATCTGCGAGCAGGCCGAGTACCACATGTTCCAGCGGGAGAAGGTGGAGGTGCAGCTGCCAGAGCTCTTCCACAAGATAG GGGTAGGCGCCATGACCTGGTCCCCTCTGGCCTGTGGCATCATTTCCGGAAAATACGACAGTGGCATCCCACCCTACTCAAGAGCTTCTCTGAAG GGCTACCAGTGGCTGAAGGACAAGATCCTGAGTGAAGATGGCCGGCGCCAGCAGGCCAAGCTGAAGGAACTGCAGGCCATCTCGGAGCGGCTGGGCTGCACCCTGCCCCAGCTGGCCATAG CCTGGTGCCTGCGGAATGAAGGCGTGAGCTCGGTGCTCCTGGGGGCCTCCAGCGCTGACCAGCTGATGGAGAACATTGGCGCCATTCAG GTCCTCCCCAAGCTGTCCTCATCCATCATCCACGAGATCGACAGCATCCTGGGCAACAAGCCCTACAGCAAGAAGGACTACAGGTCGTGA
- the KCNAB2 gene encoding voltage-gated potassium channel subunit beta-2 isoform X2 encodes MYPESTTGSPARLSLRQTGSPGMIYSTRYGSPKRQLQFYRNLGKSGLRVSCLGLGTWVTFGGQVTDEMAEQLMTLAYDNGINLFDTAEVYAAGKAEMVLGNIIKKKGWRRSSLVITTKIFWGGKAETERGLSRKHVIEGLKASLERLQLEYVDVVFANRPDPNTPMEETVRAMTHVINQGMAMYWGTSRWSSMEIMEAYSVARQFNLIPPICEQAEYHMFQREKVEVQLPELFHKIGVGAMTWSPLACGIISGKYDSGIPPYSRASLKGYQWLKDKILSEDGRRQQAKLKELQAISERLGCTLPQLAIAWCLRNEGVSSVLLGASSADQLMENIGAIQVLPKLSSSIIHEIDSILGNKPYSKKDYRS; translated from the exons ATGTATCCCGAGTCCACCACCGGCTCCCCGGCTCGGCTGTCGCTGCGACAGACAGGCTCCCCCGGCATGATCTACAG CACTCGGTATGGGAGCCCCAAAAGGCAGCTGCAGTTTTACAG GAACCTGGGAAAGTCTGGCCTGCGGGTCTCCTGTCTGGGACTCG GAACATGGGTCACCTTCGGCGGCCAGGTCACGGACGAG ATGGCAGAGCAGCTGATGACCTTGGCCTATGACAATGGCATCAACCTCTTTGACACGGCGGAGGTGTATGCGGCCGGCAA GGCGGAAATGGTGTTGGGGAACATCATCAAGAAGAAGGGCTGGAG ACGCTCCAGCCTGGTGATCACCACCAAGATCTTCTGGGGAGGAAA AGCCGAAACGGAGCGGGGACTCTCCAGGAAACACGTCATTGAAG gtctgAAAGCCTCCCTGGAGCGGCTGCAGCTGGAATATGTTGACGTGGTGTTTGCCAACCGCCCGGACCCCAACACACCCATGGAAG AGACGGTGCGAGCCATGACCCACGTCATCAACCAGGGGATGGCCATGTACTGGGGCACTTCACGCTGGAGCTCCATGGAGATCATG GAAGCCTACTCGGTGGCCCGGCAGTTCAATCTGATCCCGCCCATCTGCGAGCAGGCCGAGTACCACATGTTCCAGCGGGAGAAGGTGGAGGTGCAGCTGCCAGAGCTCTTCCACAAGATAG GGGTAGGCGCCATGACCTGGTCCCCTCTGGCCTGTGGCATCATTTCCGGAAAATACGACAGTGGCATCCCACCCTACTCAAGAGCTTCTCTGAAG GGCTACCAGTGGCTGAAGGACAAGATCCTGAGTGAAGATGGCCGGCGCCAGCAGGCCAAGCTGAAGGAACTGCAGGCCATCTCGGAGCGGCTGGGCTGCACCCTGCCCCAGCTGGCCATAG CCTGGTGCCTGCGGAATGAAGGCGTGAGCTCGGTGCTCCTGGGGGCCTCCAGCGCTGACCAGCTGATGGAGAACATTGGCGCCATTCAG GTCCTCCCCAAGCTGTCCTCATCCATCATCCACGAGATCGACAGCATCCTGGGCAACAAGCCCTACAGCAAGAAGGACTACAGGTCGTGA
- the KCNAB2 gene encoding voltage-gated potassium channel subunit beta-2 isoform X3, giving the protein MLSMTYSESLRSVSSRCPSDWAVPAVRQADALELRRLREVRAAAQAKNMESFLRTHGLSLDSCTAQRTGMKYRNLGKSGLRVSCLGLGTWVTFGGQVTDEMAEQLMTLAYDNGINLFDTAEVYAAGKAEMVLGNIIKKKGWRRSSLVITTKIFWGGKAETERGLSRKHVIEGLKASLERLQLEYVDVVFANRPDPNTPMEGDTFSSSKSRTFAIEETVRAMTHVINQGMAMYWGTSRWSSMEIMEAYSVARQFNLIPPICEQAEYHMFQREKVEVQLPELFHKIGVGAMTWSPLACGIISGKYDSGIPPYSRASLKGYQWLKDKILSEDGRRQQAKLKELQAISERLGCTLPQLAIAWCLRNEGVSSVLLGASSADQLMENIGAIQVLPKLSSSIIHEIDSILGNKPYSKKDYRS; this is encoded by the exons ATGCTGTCCATGACATACAGTGAGAGTCTACGGAGCGTGAGCAGCCGCTGCCCCTCGGACTGGGCAGTGCCCGCCGTGCGCCAGGCGGACGCACTGGAGCTGCGGCGGCTGCGGGAGGTGCGGGCGGCTGCCCAGGCCAAGAACATGGAGAGTTTCCTGCGCACGCACGGCCTCTCCCTGGACAGCTGCACCGCCCAGCGCACGGGCATGAAGTACCG GAACCTGGGAAAGTCTGGCCTGCGGGTCTCCTGTCTGGGACTCG GAACATGGGTCACCTTCGGCGGCCAGGTCACGGACGAG ATGGCAGAGCAGCTGATGACCTTGGCCTATGACAATGGCATCAACCTCTTTGACACGGCGGAGGTGTATGCGGCCGGCAA GGCGGAAATGGTGTTGGGGAACATCATCAAGAAGAAGGGCTGGAG ACGCTCCAGCCTGGTGATCACCACCAAGATCTTCTGGGGAGGAAA AGCCGAAACGGAGCGGGGACTCTCCAGGAAACACGTCATTGAAG gtctgAAAGCCTCCCTGGAGCGGCTGCAGCTGGAATATGTTGACGTGGTGTTTGCCAACCGCCCGGACCCCAACACACCCATGGAAG GGGACACATTTAGTTCTTCCAAGTCCAGGACATTCGCCATAGAAG AGACGGTGCGAGCCATGACCCACGTCATCAACCAGGGGATGGCCATGTACTGGGGCACTTCACGCTGGAGCTCCATGGAGATCATG GAAGCCTACTCGGTGGCCCGGCAGTTCAATCTGATCCCGCCCATCTGCGAGCAGGCCGAGTACCACATGTTCCAGCGGGAGAAGGTGGAGGTGCAGCTGCCAGAGCTCTTCCACAAGATAG GGGTAGGCGCCATGACCTGGTCCCCTCTGGCCTGTGGCATCATTTCCGGAAAATACGACAGTGGCATCCCACCCTACTCAAGAGCTTCTCTGAAG GGCTACCAGTGGCTGAAGGACAAGATCCTGAGTGAAGATGGCCGGCGCCAGCAGGCCAAGCTGAAGGAACTGCAGGCCATCTCGGAGCGGCTGGGCTGCACCCTGCCCCAGCTGGCCATAG CCTGGTGCCTGCGGAATGAAGGCGTGAGCTCGGTGCTCCTGGGGGCCTCCAGCGCTGACCAGCTGATGGAGAACATTGGCGCCATTCAG GTCCTCCCCAAGCTGTCCTCATCCATCATCCACGAGATCGACAGCATCCTGGGCAACAAGCCCTACAGCAAGAAGGACTACAGGTCGTGA